CTTCGCCCGCGCCCTGCAGGGCGCGTTCGGCGCGCTGCTCGCCCCGACCGCTCTGGCCGTGCTGACCACGACCTTCACCATCCCCAAGGAGCGCGCCCGCGCGTTCGGCGTCTTCGGCGCGATCGCCGGAGCCGGCGGGGCCATCGGCCTGCTGCTCGGCGGGTTCCTCACCCAGTACGCCTCGTGGCGCTGGAACCTCTACATCAACGTCGTCATCGCCGCCGTCGCGATCGTCGGCGCCGCGATCTTCGTGTCGCACGTCACGCGCACCGGCCCGCGCCCGAAGCTCGACGTGCCCGGCACGCTGCTCGTCTCGGGTGCGCTCTTCTCGCTGGTCTACGGCTTCTCGAACGCCGAGACCCAGGGCTGGGACTCGCCCCTGACCTGGGGCTTCCTGGCGGCGGCCGTCGTGCTGCTCACCTCGTTCGTCGCGTGGCAGCGCCGTGCCGAGCACCCGCTGCTGCCCCTGTCCATCGTGCTCGACCGCAACCGCGGGGCCGCCTACGCGTCCGTGACGATCGCGGGAGCCGGCATGTTCGGCATCTTCCTGTTCGTGACGTACTACCTGCAGACCTCGCTCGGCTACACGCCGACCAAGACCGGCCTGGCCTTCCTGCCGATGATCGCGATGCTCGTGCTCGCGGCCCAGCTGTCGACGAACATCTTCGTTCCTCGCTTCGGGCCCAAGATCATGGTGCCGTTCGGCATGACCCTCGGCGTGATCGGCATGCTGCTGCTCACCCGGCTCGACCTCGAGAGCCTGTACGCCGCCAACGTGCTGCCCGCCCTGATGGTGCTCGGTTTCGGCATGGGCTCGATCATGCCCGCGTCGATCCAGACCGCCACGCTCGGCGTCGACCGCGGCCACGCGGGCGTCGCCTCGGCCATGGTCAACACGAGCCAGCAGGTCGGCGGGTCGATCGGCACGGCACTCCTTAACACGCTGGCGGCGACCGCCGCGGCGAACTACG
This genomic interval from Frigoribacterium sp. Leaf415 contains the following:
- a CDS encoding MFS transporter; this encodes MSQASTSPDGATRASSSSPTPPSSRRWWTLTTVALAQLMVVLDSTVVNIALPAAQTDLGFSDGDRQWIITAYSLAFGSLLLVGGRVSDLIGRKRTFIIGLIGFALASALGGAAGTFGLLVFARALQGAFGALLAPTALAVLTTTFTIPKERARAFGVFGAIAGAGGAIGLLLGGFLTQYASWRWNLYINVVIAAVAIVGAAIFVSHVTRTGPRPKLDVPGTLLVSGALFSLVYGFSNAETQGWDSPLTWGFLAAAVVLLTSFVAWQRRAEHPLLPLSIVLDRNRGAAYASVTIAGAGMFGIFLFVTYYLQTSLGYTPTKTGLAFLPMIAMLVLAAQLSTNIFVPRFGPKIMVPFGMTLGVIGMLLLTRLDLESLYAANVLPALMVLGFGMGSIMPASIQTATLGVDRGHAGVASAMVNTSQQVGGSIGTALLNTLAATAAANYVADHLPATGAVAAEAAVTGYATAYWWGAGFFAVGAVVAALLFRRRVPQSDDVDASASPAVDTPVPVH